One region of Krasilnikovia cinnamomea genomic DNA includes:
- a CDS encoding DUF4417 domain-containing protein: protein MPINLPLLAPAAGCDCRRCPWYAGPDPVDASAVIAPLCSGSNPDCSYCGCARAEATATTAAGTDVCRTCPVRCGSRTDIGAWMADVGGTLEFDDIDLGERRLPAGLPRFVPQTDGSAVTTWDAQLRWPAYGVGLRRVFSPDTASLYRRFTDRDVHEVLGLRPGQLAVLVGYGLDPLVEAFWSRRRVDRLVERIAAMGWDLVLAPNYSIFGNWPRAQHLLSMRMSLLIADEFVNAGMNTVPNLYWYRLEDLRRWAAWVDDTDPPAVAINLQTVRQDSDWQTWVLPGLHWLAENLPAHLPVIITGLSRAARIDLAVELFGSRLHLVSQNPHQFALHGAVMTAGGRQDLHARPVDAFTASVTYMASLLDTAEARR from the coding sequence ATGCCCATCAACCTGCCCTTGCTGGCCCCCGCGGCCGGCTGCGACTGCCGGCGCTGCCCCTGGTACGCCGGGCCCGACCCTGTCGACGCGTCCGCGGTCATCGCCCCGCTGTGCTCGGGCTCCAACCCCGACTGCTCCTACTGCGGCTGCGCCCGGGCCGAGGCCACCGCGACCACGGCCGCCGGCACGGACGTGTGCCGTACCTGCCCGGTGCGGTGCGGATCGCGGACCGACATCGGCGCGTGGATGGCCGATGTCGGCGGCACGCTGGAGTTCGACGACATCGACCTCGGCGAGCGGCGCCTGCCCGCAGGGCTGCCGAGGTTCGTGCCGCAGACCGACGGGTCCGCGGTCACCACCTGGGACGCCCAGCTGCGGTGGCCGGCCTACGGGGTCGGGCTGCGGCGGGTGTTCAGCCCGGACACCGCCAGCCTGTACCGGCGGTTCACCGACCGCGACGTGCACGAGGTGCTGGGCCTGCGGCCCGGGCAGCTGGCGGTGCTGGTCGGCTACGGCCTGGACCCGCTCGTCGAGGCGTTCTGGAGCCGGCGCCGCGTCGACCGGCTCGTCGAGCGGATCGCCGCCATGGGCTGGGACCTGGTGCTGGCCCCCAACTACAGCATTTTCGGCAACTGGCCGCGGGCGCAGCACCTGCTGTCGATGCGGATGTCGCTGCTGATCGCCGACGAGTTCGTCAACGCGGGCATGAACACCGTGCCGAACCTGTACTGGTACCGGCTCGAGGATCTGCGGCGGTGGGCCGCCTGGGTCGACGACACCGACCCGCCCGCCGTCGCGATCAACCTGCAGACCGTGCGGCAGGACTCTGACTGGCAGACCTGGGTGCTGCCCGGGCTGCACTGGCTGGCCGAGAACCTCCCGGCGCACCTTCCGGTGATCATCACCGGGTTGTCGCGGGCCGCGCGCATCGACCTGGCCGTCGAGCTGTTCGGCTCGCGGCTGCACCTGGTCTCCCAGAACCCGCACCAGTTCGCGTTGCACGGCGCGGTGATGACCGCCGGCGGCCGCCAGGACCTGCACGCCCGCCCGGTCGACGCGTTCACCGCCAGCGTCACCTACATGGCGTCGTTGCTCGACACCGCCGAGGCCCGGCGATGA
- a CDS encoding ParB/RepB/Spo0J family partition protein produces the protein MDRPESSVSLLRRLGALSPRLRQRRFELLPLRGPGSPGTDVQGRAPGDSTVPRELADLISSIAEIGYLQPILVEEIPSGDGPPRRVLALGERRLRAGRWGAVHMEDNPHFQTIPAVVCPGPLTEEERRVWQLVENLAREPLTPGEQAAGLLFHRCAVLVGKLLAAGRPVPAEVYALDDPAERFRALERLRGGDSRCAAPWSEVLTRLGLQMSPRKARELVRAFEFLPRDLVEDMDAHKVALHTRIRFVGLRRDQGAVADEIWAAVKSRGRPDLLAAAVTEAEAPAGAGDPGAVVDAAERGRDLSNLARAEKLRASAPAVPAPTNGSSGAASGGLPGAGSVSAGPAPAALDTAVVTEALDVLRRLSADLRVGARPGRFDAASLRLLAEQILQLLDTTTAEPAAPAAAAA, from the coding sequence ATGGACAGGCCGGAGAGCTCGGTGTCGCTGCTGCGGCGCCTCGGCGCGTTGTCCCCGCGGCTGCGGCAGCGCCGGTTCGAGCTGTTGCCGTTGCGCGGGCCTGGCTCGCCGGGCACCGACGTGCAGGGCCGTGCGCCGGGTGACTCGACGGTGCCGCGGGAGCTCGCGGACCTGATTTCGTCGATCGCGGAGATCGGCTACCTGCAGCCGATCCTGGTCGAGGAGATCCCGTCCGGTGACGGCCCGCCGCGGCGGGTCCTGGCGCTGGGGGAGCGGCGGCTGCGCGCCGGCCGGTGGGGTGCGGTCCACATGGAAGACAACCCGCACTTCCAGACGATCCCCGCGGTCGTCTGCCCGGGCCCGCTGACCGAGGAGGAGCGCCGGGTCTGGCAGCTGGTGGAGAACCTGGCCCGTGAGCCGCTCACTCCTGGAGAGCAGGCCGCGGGGCTGCTGTTTCACCGCTGCGCCGTGCTGGTCGGCAAGTTGCTGGCCGCGGGCAGGCCCGTCCCGGCCGAGGTGTACGCGCTCGACGATCCGGCCGAGCGGTTCCGGGCCCTGGAGCGTCTGCGCGGCGGCGACTCGCGCTGCGCTGCCCCGTGGTCGGAGGTGCTGACCCGGCTGGGTCTGCAGATGAGTCCGCGCAAGGCCCGCGAGCTGGTGCGCGCGTTCGAGTTCCTGCCCCGCGACCTGGTCGAGGACATGGACGCCCACAAGGTCGCCCTGCACACCCGGATCCGGTTCGTGGGGCTGCGCCGCGACCAGGGCGCCGTCGCCGACGAGATCTGGGCGGCGGTCAAGAGCCGGGGCCGCCCGGACCTGCTCGCCGCTGCGGTGACCGAGGCCGAAGCGCCCGCCGGCGCGGGCGATCCCGGCGCCGTCGTCGACGCCGCCGAACGCGGCCGGGACCTGTCCAACCTGGCCCGGGCCGAGAAGCTGCGGGCCTCGGCCCCCGCCGTGCCGGCCCCCACGAATGGCTCTTCGGGCGCCGCCAGCGGTGGCCTGCCCGGCGCCGGGAGCGTCAGTGCCGGGCCGGCGCCGGCCGCGCTGGACACCGCCGTGGTCACCGAGGCGCTCGACGTGTTGCGGCGCCTGTCGGCCGACCTGCGCGTCGGTGCACGCCCCGGCCGCTTCGACGCCGCCTCGCTGCGGCTGCTCGCCGAGCAGATCCTGCAGCTGCTCGACACCACCACCGCCGAGCCCGCGGCGCCGGCCGCGGCCGCCGCCTGA